The following is a genomic window from Miltoncostaea oceani.
TCCGCCGGTGGGAGGGGCTCCACGTCGCGACCCAGGTCGCCGTGGTGGCGCCCGTCGCGGTGCTGGTGCTCTGGGCGGCCCACGTGTTCCTCATGAACCAGCCGATCGGCCGGGGCCTGCTCTACGCCGTCTTCTGGGGCGTCCTCGCGACCGGGGCCGTGGTGGGCGCGAGCCGCTCCGAGAAGGCGCGCCGGGGCCGCTGACGCGGGGAGGGGGCCGGCGTGCGGCCCCCTCCCGTCGCGTCGTCGGGGATCAGCCGGTCGCGGCGGCCTGGAACTCGCCGATGGTGCGGGTCACCTCCGGGACGAGCGCCTGGACGGCGGAGAGGTCGCCCTCGTTCGCGGCGTCCAGGAAGCGGCGCAGGACGTCGCTGACGGCCGGGCCGGTGCGGGCGAGGCCGGCGCGCTGCTCCTCGAGCTGCGGCGCGTCGAGGGTGTAGCCGTCGAGCTCCGCGATCGCCGCGTCGAAGGTGTCGAGCTGCGCCTGGGCGTCCGGGATCTTGCTGCGCAGGTCGTCGAGGCCCGTCGTGCTCTGGAGCAGGGTGCCGAACTCCTGCAGGGCGCCCGCGGCCTCCTGGACGTCGGCGACGTAGGCGGCGGTGTCACCGGCGCCGGTCGTCTCGGCGGGGGCCGAGGTCGTCGGGGCCGGGTCGACCGTCACGGCCGGGGCGGTCGCGACCGTCGCCGCCGTGGCGGTGGAGTCACCCGAGTCGGAGTCGTCGCCGCAGACGGTCAGGCCGAGGGACTGGGCCTTCTCGTCGGCCTGGTCGCCGAGCCCGCTGATCTGGTCGTTGACCTCGGTGAGGACGGCCTCGGCCTCCTCGCCGCCCTCGATGCGGTCGGCGGCCGCGTCGATCGCGGTGGTCTGCTGCTCCAGCAGGCCGAGGGCGCTGTCGAAGTCGGCCTTCAGCTCCTCCGGCGGCTCCAGGTCGCGCAGCTTCGCGAGCTGGGCCTCCTGGATCGGCAGGCCGGCGCGCAGGAACGCGAGGACCTGGTCACCCGACGTGGGCTCGGTGAGCTCGTCGATCTGACGGTCGGTGTCGGCGCAGACGGCGTCGGCCTGCGTGCGGAACTCCTCGGCGCTGAGGGAGTCCGAGCCCCCTCCGCAGCCCGCGATGAACGCGACCGCTCCGATGGCGACGAGACCGGCGATGGGCCGGCGGAGAACGAGGGGCATTTCCGGGACTCCCGTGAGGTGGAGGAACGGCGGCACGATACCGGCGTGCCGCGACGGCCGCGATCCCCCGTCCGGGGGGCGTGGACGACGCCGGTCGAGGACGACGCCCCTGGCCGTCGAGCGCGCCGACTAGACTCGGGCGAGTCCCACCAAGGAGCCATGGATGCCCGTCGAGCCCGTCGTCGTCGATGCCCTCAACGCCCAGATGGGGCGTGAGCTGGAAGCCCACCTGCAGTACCTCTCGATCTCGAGCTGGTTCGATGCGGAGGGTCTCCCCGAGCTGACCAAGTTCTTCGCGGCCCAGGCGGCCGAGGAGCACGAGCACGCGATGAAGTTCCTGACCTACCTCCAGGACATCGGCGGGCCGGTCGTGATCCCCGCCCTCGCCGCCCCGAAGCCGGGCTTCGAGAGCGCCGAGGAGGCCGTCGCCGCGAGCCTCGAGTGGGAGGAGGCCGTCACGGCCAGCATCCACCGGATCGTCGACCTCGCCACCGAGCACCGCGACCACGCGACGCAGGTGTTCCTGCAGTGGTTCGTGACCGAGCAGGTCGAGGAGGTCGCGACCATGGGCGAGCTGCTCCAGGTGACCCGGCGCGCCGGCGAGGGCGGCCTCCTGCTCGTCGACGACTACGTGGCGCGGTCGCTGGCCGTCGCGGAGTGACCGGGGGGGCGGGACCGGCCGGCGACGCCGGCCGGCTCGCCTGCCGCCCCCTCACGGCGGCCGACTACCCCCGCGCCCGCGCGGTGGTCGACGACTGGTTCGGCCACCCGGTCGGCCTCGTGATGCACCGCCTCTTCTTCGACCAGCTCGGCCCGTCCGGCGTCTGGATGGAGGAGCCCGGCGGCGTCCCCGCCGGCTTCCTGCTCGGCCTGGTCAGCGAGAGCGAACCCGACCTCGCCTACGTGCACATGCACGTCGTCGCGCCCGCCTGGCGGGGTCGCGGGGCGGGGGAGCGCCTCTACGCCGAGTTCTGCGCCCGTGCGCACGCCCGCGGCTGCCGCAGGGTCCGGGCGCTCGCCGCGCCCGACCGGACCGCGTCCCGCCGGTTCCACGAGCGCCTCGGCTTCACCGGCCGCGACGCCCCCGGGTACCTCGGCCCGGGGGCCGACAGGACGGTCTACGAACGCGGTCTCCCGCTGGACGAGGGGGCGACTCCGCTAGCATCGCGCCGATCCGGTGACCGCGGGACCGCAGGGGGCCAGATGTCCGAACCGACGCCGACGCCGCACGACGACCGCCGCGAGCACCCACGTGCCGATGTCGAGCTGCCGGCGCGCGTCGTCGCCGACGGCGAGGTCGTCGACGCGCAGAGCCTCAACCTCAGCGAGGGCGGCATCCTGCTCGCCGGCTCCGACTTCCCGTCGGCCGGGCAGGTGAGGATCGAGATCGAGCTCGCCGAGATGGGATGGCATGCGCTCGACGCCGAGGTCGTGCGGCTCGACGACCGGCCCGGGGGCACGCTCGCCGCGCGCTTCGCCGAGGCGGCGACCGAGGGCGGCCGCGACGCGATCCGCGCGTTCTTCGCCTCACGGCTCCAGGAGCGCGAGCACTAGGCCTGGAGGTCCACCAGGCCCCCGACGGGCGCCCCGGGCTCCGGGGGCGGCTCCGGGGGACGTGAGCCGCGTCGCCGTCCGTCGCGGCGGCGGTCGCGGCCCCGCCGGTCGTCGACGACGGCGTGGGCGTCGCCCGCCTCCGGCAGGCGCTCGGCGCGGATGCGGTCGGCGCGCTCGCCGGCGACGACGACGGCCACCGCCTCCGCCCCGCGGTGGAGGAGGGCCTGGGAGAGGCGGGTCGCCTCGGGTCCTCCGGCGCTGACGACGCCGGGCAGGTGTGGCATCGGACACCTCGTGATGGACGTCCCCGGTGGCATCGGCCGCGACCGCCCCGGGCATGAGCGTCGCGGCGCGACCCGGGGGGGTTGTCCCCCGGACGGGGGATGCCGATACCAGGTCTGCACGACGCCCCACCCCCCGCACAACCGGGGGGGTCCGGACCGGGGCGCCCCATCCGCGCGGATCAGGCAAGGAGGCCGGCCGTCTCGATGTCGTCACCCGAACCCATCCCGGGCGGTCCCGTCATGCCCGCCCCGCGCCGCGCGCGGGCCGCCGCCGTCTGGGCGCTCGCCGTCCTCGCGCTCGCGGCCTCCGCGCACACCGCCTCGGCGGCGGAGCGGAGCGACTCCGTGCTCGTGCGGGTCGACCCGTCCGCCCCCGCGCCGGAGCGGGCCGACGTGCGCCGGGCGCTCGACGCCGGGTCGGTGACCCCGCTCGTCGCCGGGTGGCGGGCCTACGACGTCCCGGGTGAGCTGACGCTGGCGCAGGCGCGCCGCCTGCTCGCCGACGCGCCCGCGGCGGAGGCCGTCGCGCTCGACGCGAAGCTGCAGCCGATGGAGGTGCCGAACGACGCCCTCTACCCGCAGCAGTGGTCGCTGCCGGCGATCGGCGCCCCCATGGGCTGGGACGCCTCCGGCTCGGCGGCCCCCGTCGTCGTCGCCGTGATCGACACCGGCGTCCAGACGGCGCACCCCGACCTCGCCTCGCGGCTGTGGACCAACCCGGGCGAGACGCCGGGCAACGGCATCGACGACGACGCGAACGGCCACGTCGACGACGTGCACGGATGGAACTTCTTCGACGACACCGCGACGCTCTACAACGCCTCCGACGGCGACAGCCACGGCACGCACGTCGCCGGGACGATCGCCGCCCGCCGCGGCAACGGCGACGGCATCGCCGGCGTCGCCGACAACGCCCGCATCATGCCCCTCAAGTTCCTGAAGCCCGGGGGCGGCTACACGTCCGACGCGATGTCGGCCATCCAGTACGCGACGGCCGAGGGCGCGACCGTCATCAACGCCTCGTGGGGCGGCGGGTCGTACTCCCAGCCGCTGTGCGACGCGATCGGCCTGGCGGGCGACGCGGGCGTCCTGTTCGTGGTGGCCGCCGGCAACGGCGGTCCCGACGCGATCGGCGACGACAACGACGCGGCGCCGACGTGGCCCGCGAACTGCCCGTCGCCCAACGTCATCTCCGTCGCCGCGACGACCCCGATGGACGACATCTCCTCGTTCTCGAACTACGGCGCCGCGTCGGTCGACATCGGCGCCCCCGGCGAGGGGATCCTCAGCACCGTCCCGAGCCTGACCTACGGCGACAAGTCCGGCACGTCCATGGCGACCCCCCACGTGTCGGGTGTCGCGGCGGTCGTGCGGGGCATGCACCCGGGGCTCAGCCCCTGGCAGCTGAAGGCGGCGATCATGACCGGCGGCGACGTGGCCCCGGCGCTCGCGGGCCTGACGGTCTCCGGGCGCCGCGTGGACCTCGCCGGCGCCCTCGCCACCGCGGGCACCGGCATCGGCGCCGACACGACCCCCCCGGACGCGTTCAGCCCGCTGGCCCCCGCCGACGGCTACGCCACCGCGGCGCCGACGCCGCCGCTCTTCTCGTGGACGCCGTCCTCCGACGGCCAGACCGGCATCACCGCGTACCGCCTGGTCATCGACGGCGCCGTCGTCGCGACGACCGGGGCGGGCGTGCGCTCGGCGCGGCCCGCGGCGATCGCCGACGGGATCCACACGTGGACCGTCGTCGCGGTGGACGGCCAGGGCAACACGCGCGCCACCCCGGCGCGGACCCTCGTCGTCGACGCCGGCGCCCCGTCGGCGCCGGTGCTGCGCGGCCCCGCCGCCGGCGCCCGCGTGCCCGGCCCCGCGGTCGACCTGACCTGGACGCCCGCGACCGACGCCGTCAGCGGCGTCGAGACGCACCGCGTGGTGGTCGACGGCGTCCCCGTCGCGACGCTGCCGGGGACGGCCGGCGCGGCCCGCGTCACCATGACCCACGGTGGCCACAGCTGGCAGGTGGTCGCGGTCGACCGCCTCGGCAACCAGTCGGTGAGCGCGCCGCGGAGCCTCTCCGTCACGGGCACCATCCCCGCCCTCCAGACGCCGTCCGCCCCGGCGGCGCGTCGCCTCACCCTCGTCGCCCCGTCGCGGCTCGCCACGGGCTCCGCCCCGCTGCTGCGGGTGCGGCTGCCCTCGGCGATGCGCGTCACCGTCTCCGTGCGCCGCGCCCGCGCCGCGCGGCCGGTCTCGACGTTCCGCATCCGGGCGCGGGCCGGCCTCACCACCGTCCGCTTCCCCGCCGCCGCGACCCGGGCGATGCGCCGACCCGGCACCTACGTGGTGTCGGCCCGGGCCTCGACCCGCCTGCGGGACACGGTGCGCATCACGGTCGGTCCCCGCCGCCGCTGAGGCGACCCCCCCGGCGGTCCCGCCGGGGGGTCAGCCGACCCGCCAGCCCATGTCGAGGCCGTCGCCGTGGACGATGGCGTAGACCGGCCGGGCCCGGCGGGGGTGGAACACGATCGAGAACAGCTCGCCCTCGGAGAGGGCGAGCTCCTGCGGGAGGCGCCGGAAGCTGACCGAGCTGCGCTCCCCGCGGGCGTTGGCGAAGACCGCCTCGTACCGCAGGCCCATCCACCGGCGCTCGAGCCGGGGCCGCCCGATGCACCGCGCGCCGATCATCGCCGGGAACGTCTCGCCGCAGGCGGGGCAACGCAGGTCGACCGTGCGGCCCCCGGGGTCCGGGACCCGGCAGCGCGTCGCGCACGTGGGGCAGGGGAGGGAGCGGACCGGCGGGCCGGCGGGGGCGACCGGCCGGGGGGACGGCGCGGAGCGGCGCAGGTCGTAGCGCCGCCGCCGCGCGGGGTCGCCCAGCACCTGCCACGCGGCGTTCGCGCGCTTGGTGATCTCCTGCGCGCGCTCCTGCTGGTCCGGGTCGCGGAAGCGGTCCGGGTGGAACGCGGTCATGAGGAAGCGCCAGGCCGCGCGGATCTCCTCCGCACCCGCGTCGGGCGCCACCTCGAGCGCGGCGTAGTGGTCGTCGTGGTCGCTCACCGCCACCCCGGAGCATGACGGATCGCGCGTCCGCGTCCCGACGTGCGTAGTCTCCCGGCGTGGAGGAACGGCCGTCCATCGGTGCGCGTCTCCGCGAGGCGCGCCTCCGCCAGGGTCTGGAGATCGCCGACTGCGCGACGGCGACGCGCATCCGCGAGCGCTATCTGGTGGCCATCGAGGACGGCCGCTTCGAGTCGCTGCCCGACCCGGCGTTCGTCAACGGCTTCGTCCGGGCCTACGCCGAGCACCTCGGCGTCGCCGTCGACGGACCGATCCGCGAGCTCCCCGCGAACGCGATCGCGCCGGGCGGCCGGGGCCGCCCGCGCCCCGTCAGCCTGACGGCCACGCGCATCACCGCCCGGGGCGTCGGCGCCCGCCCGCCGTTCTGGCGCCGCGGCCCGGTGCTGGTGCTGGTGCTCGTCGTCGCCACCGTCGCGGTCGCCGCATGGGCCGGGGTGCTGCCCTTCCCCTGAGCCGTCAGACGGTGGGGACGGCGTCCACCGCGACGGCGCGGTCCCGGCCGGCGGCCTTCGCGGCGTAGAGGCGCCGGTCGGCGCGCCGCAGCAGGTCGGCGGCGTCCTCCTCGTCGGTGCGGGTCGCGACGCCGGCGGAGATCGTCCGCCGGCCGGCCGCGCCGAACGTCCGGCCCCCCACCGCGGCACGGACCCGGTCGGCGACATCCGTCGCCGTCGCGAGGTCCGCCCCGGGCAGCACGATCGCGAACTCCTCGCCGCCGACGCGCGCGACGAGGTCCGTGGCGCGGCTGGCGCCGAGCATCCGGCGCGCCAGCTCGCACAGCACCCGGTCGCCGACGGCGTGGCCGTGGGTGTCGTTGACGTCCTTGAAGTGGTCGAGGTCGACGAGGACGACGCTGAGGTCGGTTCCGCGCGCGACCGCGGACGCCATCTCGGCGACGAGGCGGACCTCGAACGCACGGCGGTTCGCCACCCCCGTGAGGGCGTCCGTCGACGCCTGGTGGGCGAGGAGGGCGCGGGCGTCGGCCCCGGCGATGGCGATGCCGACGAGCGCGGCGAACTCGGCGAGGCGCTCCTCGGCACCCGGTGCGAGCGCCCCGCGGGTGCGGCTGATCGCCCCGACGTTGCCCCACAGCCCGCCGCCGACGAGGATCGGCGCGGCCACCGAGTCGGCGGGGGACGCGACCGGCGGCGCGTGGTCGGGGAGGCGCACGCCGACGTCCCCCTCGACGCGCACCGGCCGCCCCTCGCGAAGCACCCGCGCCGTCGCGCCGTCGCCGGTCACCGGCAGCAGCGACCCCTCGGGCAGCCAGACCTCGGCGGTCGTCGCCCACGAGCCGACCAGCTCGGCGCCCTCGTCCGCGTACCGCACCACCCCGCCGGCCTCCGCCCCGAGCATCTCGGCGACCTCCCGGGCGACGAGGGCGAACACCTCGCGGGGGTCGGGGCTGGCGGCGACCGTCGCGGCGACCCGCCCGAGCCGGGCCTGCTCCTCCGCGAGGGCCCGGTGCCGTCGCTCGCTGCGCCGCAGCTCCCGCTCGGCCGCCCGGCGGTCCGTCACGTCCTTGATCGTGCTGACGAACGACGGGGCGGCGCCCTCACCGGGGCCCTGCAGGCGCGCCAGGCTGACGATCACGTCGACCATCCGGCCGGACCGGTGCCGGTAGCTGCGGTCCCCCTCCGACCCACCGGCCCCCTCCATGCCGCGGCGCAGGCGCCGCCGGTAGGCCTCGGCGCGCTCCGCCGGCCAGAAGGGGAAGGGCGGGACCGCGCCGACGAGCTCGCCGCGGGGGAAGCCGGTGATGTCGACGAGCCGGTCGTTCACCTCCAGGATGCGGCCGTCGGCGTCGAACACCGCCAGCCCGTCCTGCAGGGAGTCGGCGAGGGCACGCGAGCGGTCGCGCTCGGCCGCGAGCTGCCGTCGCAGGTGCCCGGTCCGCAGCGCGGCGCGCACACGGGCCCGGAGCTCCGCCGAGGCGTAGGGCTTGCGGATGAAGTCGTCGGCGCCGGCGTCGAGGGCGTCGGCGAGGTGCTCGGCGGTCCCGGTGACGTAGATGATGGGCAGCACCTCCGACGACCGCCGGATCAGGCGGCAGAGGCGCAGGCCGTCGAGTCCCGGCATCTGCCCGTCGGTGACCAGCAGGTCGAACGGCGCGTCGTCGACGACCCGGCGCAGGGCGTCGCGGCCGTCGCGGGCGGTGACCACGCGGTGGCCCTCCGCCTCGAGCTCCCGCCGCAGCAGCCCGGCCTCGACGGCGTTGTCCTCGGCCACGAGGATGCGCGCCCCGGCGCGTGACGGCGGACCCGCCACGCCCACGGGTTCTGGACCACGCTGCGGCATACGGCACGTGTCGGCCGGCGCCGGTGCCCTCCTGAGATCCCGGGACCACCGGGGGTCGCCGCGCGACACGCCGCGCCGCGACCCCGGTGGGGGGACCGGTTCGCCCTCGGGGGCCGGGGCTGGTTCAATGACCGGGAATGGACGACACCCCGGCCCCGCGCGTGGACGACATCCCCGCGGGGCGCGCAGCCGGGCCGTGGCCGCCGCGGGCCGGCGACCCGCAGCGGTCCATCGCCGACGCGGCGGTCAGCCTCAACCGCGCCCTCGACCCCGCGGGGCTCCTGGCCGACGTCGCGGTGAGGGTCCGCGTCGCCGTCGGCGCGCGCGCCTGCGTCGTCGGGCTGGCGGCCGGGGCCCGGGGTCCCGAGATGACGTCGGTGTCGGCGGCGGCGGGGTGGACCGACGACGCCGAGAGCGCCGCGACCGCCGCGGGACCCGTCCCCGCGCCGGAGGTGGCGCACGACCGGCTGGTGGTCGCCCTGGCCGGCCGCGACGGCGAGCACCTCGGGCGCGTGCGGGCCTGGGCCGACACCGGCCGCCCCTTCGGCCCGGGGGACCTGGCCGTCGCCTCGCAGATCGCCCAGGTCGCATCGGTCGCCGTCGAGCGCCTGCGCCGTGAGCTCGACCTGGAGGCGAGTCGCGGCGACCTGGCCGAGGCGCAGCGCATCGCCCACATGGGCAGCTGGATCCAGGACCTCGACGACGGCCGCGTGACGTGCTCCGACGAGGTGTGGCGGATCTACGGGCTGGGGGCCGGCGAAGCGTTCGACGACATCGACGGGCTGCTGGCGCGGGTCCACCCCGACGACCGGGGCGTCGTCGCCGTCGCGATGGAGGCCGTCGCCGAGCGCGGGGGCGCGCACCGCTGGGAGCACCGCATCGTGCGGCCCGGGGGCGAGGTGCGGACGGTGCTGGTGCGCGCCGAGGCCTCGCTCCCCGGGGACGGCCGCCCCCGGGTGCGGGGGACGGTGCTGGACATCACGCGACGCCGGGACGCCGAGGACGCCCTCCACCTGCAGGCCGCGCGCATCACCGACCTCGCGGCCGACCGGCGGCGCCTGGTCGCGGAGGTGCTCGACGCCGAGGAGGGGGAGCGGCAGCGGATCGCGGAGGTGCTGCACGAGAGCGTCCTCCAGGACCTCCTCGCCGCCCGGCAGGACCTGGGGGAGTCGCTCGAGGAGGCGGACGGCCTGACCGTCCGCGGGCGGGCCCGGATGGCGCGGGCGGAGGCGGGGCTCACCGTGGTGGTGGCGGCGCTGCGGGAGGCGGTGGGGGAGCTCCACCCGCTGACCCTCACGCACGACGGCCTGCGCAGCGCCCTGGAGTCGACGTGCGCCCGCATCGCCCGCCGGGCCGGCGTCCCGATCGGCTGCGCCGTGGCCGACTCGGCCGCCGGGCCGCACGACCGGCTCGTCCTCTCGCTCACCCGCGAGTTCCTCGTCAACGCCGAGAAGCACGCGGGCGCCGACCGGGTGTCGGTCGCCGTCAGCGCGCGCGCGGGCGTCGTCACCCTGGTGGTGGAGGACGACGGCGTGGGCTTCGCGCCGGGGACGGGGGAGGGCGGGTTCCGGGTCGGCCACCTCGGCCTGGCGTCGGCGCGCGAGCGGGTGGAGGTCCTCGGCGGGACCCTCGCGATCACCACGACCCCCGGATCGGGCACTCGTATCGTGGCGCGGCTCCCGGTCGCCCCCGTCGCCGCGGCAGGGGACGGAGGTACAACGACCATGTGGAGTTCGGGCGACCTAAGTTAGACTCCCGCCCGTGCCCGCCGCCCCGCCCGCACCGCCGGACCCGGCGGCCTGGTTCGACGCCCGGGTGCGGCCGCTCGCCGTCCACGGCCCCGCCGGGGACGACGCCACGGACACCTGGATCCCGGTGGGCGCACCACCGTCGGAGGGGACCCTCGCGACGATCGAGGAGCGGGCGGCGGCCGAGCAGGAGGCGCCCCCCCGGGTCGCCCTCACGTGGGCGGCGGGCGGGCTCGCGGGGATGGCGGCGACCGCGTTGACCGTCGCGGCCGTGCGCGACGGGGTCGTCATCCGCGCGGGTCTGGAGCGCCCCGCCGGTCCCGAGGGGTGGATCCGCGACATGCGCCTCCGCGACGGCGTCGTCGCCGTCGGGGGGGACCACCCGTGGAGCGGCGCCCCCGGCGTCGGCCACGTTCCGGACGGGGTCCTCGGCCGGGCGGTGGCCGAGGCCGTCGTCGAGGTGTGCGGCCCGGTCGTCGCGGCGCTCGCCGCGCGCTCGCGCCGTGGCCGCCCGGGCCTCTGGGCGCAGGTCGCCGACGCCGTCGGCCACGCCGCCGCGGCGGTCTGCGCGGCCGATCCGGGGCGTCGCCACGCCACCGTCATCGCCGGGGTGACGGGGGTCCTCGGCGCGGCGGGCGCCCCGTGGCCCGCCCGCCCGGTGCTGCGCAGCGTGCCCGCCCCGGGCGGGCCGGTGATGGTGGTCCACCGCGGGTCGTGCTGCCTCGCGTACCGCTGCGGAGCCGATGCCGCCTACTGCGCGACGTGCCTGTTCCGCCCGCCCGGCGAGGTCGCCGAGCGGGTCGTCGCGCACGCCGCGGGCGCCTGAGGGGTCCGGCCGGGGGCGTCCCGCCCACGTGGCACGATGCGCACGTGGAGGGCGACACGACAGGGGCGGCGGCGCCGGACCCGGTCGTCGCGCACTTCGACGCCCGCCCGGCCGCCTACGACCGCCAGCTCGGCCGGGAGCGCCGCTCCCTGCGGGTCGCGGCCGCGTTCGCCGGGGATCTGGAGGGGCGGGACGTGATCGACCTGGGGGCGGGGACGGGGGCGCTGACGGCCGCGCTGCTCGCCGGGCGGGGGACGCCGGCCTCGGTGGTCGCCGTCGATGCCGCGCCGCGGATGCTCGCCCGGGCCGGGGACCGGCTCGGCGACGCGGTGACCCTGCTGCGGGCGGACGCGCGCGCCGTGCCGTCGCCCGGCGGGTCGGCCGACGTCGTGACGTGCGCCTACCTGCTGCACCTGCTCGCCCCCGCGGACGGCGCGGCCGTCGTGGCGGAGGCGTGGCGCCTCCTGCGGCCCGGGGGCCTGCTGGTCGTCGTGGTGCACGGCTCGCCGCCGGGGCCGGCGGGGACGGTCCACCGGGCCGTCTGGCGGGCGTGGCGGCGCATCGCCCCCGGCGCGGGGGTGGTGGGCGGCGGCCCGCTCGCCGACGTGCGGCCCCTGCTCACCGGCGCGGGGTTCGTCGTCGAGGCGTCGCGGCGCGTGGCGGGCGTCTACTGGGGTCAGGTGGTGCGGTGCCGCCGCCCCGCGGGGGACCTCGCGAACCGGTGGCGCCCGTAGGCGAGGGCCTCGCCGGGCAGGTGGGGGAGGGTCCGCCGCGCGAAGGCGTCCGCGACGGCGCCGATCGCCGCCGCGTGGGTCGGGTAGGCGTGGACCATCCGCTGGATCCGCAGCAGCGAGATGCGCCGGTCGATGGCGAGGGTCAGCAGCGGCAGCAGGTCCGCCGCGTGGGGTCCGACGACCGTCGCCGCGACGATCCGCCCCGTCAGCCGCACCGCGGTGACGGCGACGAAGCCCCGCGTCACGCCGTCGGTCAGGCCGCGGTCGGTCCCGGCGAGGTCGACCCGCAGGTCGATGAGCGCCCGCGGGTGGCAGCGCCGCGCCCGCTCCGGCGCCGTCGGGCCGACCCACGCGACCTCGGGCTCGGTGAAGACGGCCGACGGGATCGACGGCGGCCGGCCGATCCGGGGGATCCAGGGGAGGGCGATCGCCTGGACGATCCGGCGCCCGTGGGCGTTGGCCGCGTGGGTCTGGTGGGCGACGGGGGTCACGTCGCCGACCGCCCACACCCCCGGCGCGGACGTCCGGCCCCACGCGTCGACCCGGACGCCGCCGGGTACCACCGCGACCGCCGCCGCGACGTCCCCGACGTTCGGCTCCCGGCCGACCGCGGCGAGCACGGCGTCCACCGCGTGCAGCGGCGCGCCGCCGTCCGTCCGCAGATCGCCGGTGGCGGGGTCGGCCGCCACGACGCGGGTGCGGAGGCGGATGACGACGCCCTGCTCCACGAGTGCCGCCGCCAGCGCCCCGGACGCCTCGGGCTCGGCGTCGGGCAGCACCCGGTCCGCGGTGTCGACCAGCGTCACGCGGCTGCCGATGCGGGCGAACGCGACGGCCATCTCCACCCCGACCGCCCCGGCCCCCACGATCGCAAGGTGCCGTGGGGCGTCCGCCAGGTCGAAGATCGTCTCGTTCGTCAGGAGCCGGCCGGCGGGCAGGCCGGGGACGGCGAGGACACGCGGACGCGAGCCGGTCGCGATGACGACGTGGGGGGCGGTCAGGACGCGCACGCCGTCGCCGCCCGTCACCGTGACCCGGCGGCCGGGGGCGAGCGCCGCCCGCCCGCGGACGACGTCGATGCCCTCCGTCGTGGTCACCTCGTCGTCCTCGCGCGCCGCCAGCCCGTCGCGCGTGGCGCGCACCGCGGCGAGCAGGGCGGGCGGGTCGGCGCGGAGGGCCGGGTCGCGGGACAGGTGGAGCAGGCGCTTCGAGGGGATGCAGCCGACATTTGTGCAGTCGCCCCCGATGCGCCCGGCCTCGACGAGCGCCACCCGCCGGCCGAGGGCGGCGAGCCCGGCGGCGACGGTCAGGCCGCCCGCGCCGGCCCCGATCACGATCGCGTCGTGGTCCCCGTCACGCTGCGGCATCCCGTCCCCCCTCGCGTCGTCGCAGGATCTCGGCCAGCGCCACGCCGGCGACGAGCAGGATCCCCGACGCGACCAGCACGGGCGTGTCGATCGCGGGCACCCCCCCGTCGAAGCTCTCGAGCGACGCCCCGGCGAGCACGAACGCCACCGTGGCGGGCGCGCTGCCGATCGCGGTGCCGGCGAGGAAGGCGAGGGGGTGGATGCGCACCGCGCCCGCGAGGTAGCTCACCAGGTCGTAGGGGAGGTACAGCAGGCGCATCACGATGACGGTCTCGAAGCTCCGCTCCCGCAGGCGTCGGGTCCAGCGGGCGAGCCGGCCGGTACC
Proteins encoded in this region:
- a CDS encoding dihydrolipoyl dehydrogenase family protein yields the protein MPQRDGDHDAIVIGAGAGGLTVAAGLAALGRRVALVEAGRIGGDCTNVGCIPSKRLLHLSRDPALRADPPALLAAVRATRDGLAAREDDEVTTTEGIDVVRGRAALAPGRRVTVTGGDGVRVLTAPHVVIATGSRPRVLAVPGLPAGRLLTNETIFDLADAPRHLAIVGAGAVGVEMAVAFARIGSRVTLVDTADRVLPDAEPEASGALAAALVEQGVVIRLRTRVVAADPATGDLRTDGGAPLHAVDAVLAAVGREPNVGDVAAAVAVVPGGVRVDAWGRTSAPGVWAVGDVTPVAHQTHAANAHGRRIVQAIALPWIPRIGRPPSIPSAVFTEPEVAWVGPTAPERARRCHPRALIDLRVDLAGTDRGLTDGVTRGFVAVTAVRLTGRIVAATVVGPHAADLLPLLTLAIDRRISLLRIQRMVHAYPTHAAAIGAVADAFARRTLPHLPGEALAYGRHRFARSPAGRRHRTT
- a CDS encoding class I SAM-dependent methyltransferase, which encodes MEGDTTGAAAPDPVVAHFDARPAAYDRQLGRERRSLRVAAAFAGDLEGRDVIDLGAGTGALTAALLAGRGTPASVVAVDAAPRMLARAGDRLGDAVTLLRADARAVPSPGGSADVVTCAYLLHLLAPADGAAVVAEAWRLLRPGGLLVVVVHGSPPGPAGTVHRAVWRAWRRIAPGAGVVGGGPLADVRPLLTGAGFVVEASRRVAGVYWGQVVRCRRPAGDLANRWRP
- a CDS encoding TVP38/TMEM64 family protein, with translation MRASTRHRLLAGAAWALLVGAVVTWALVEDVGPAEAATRLVDAIQGSAWGPLAFVAVYLVRPLIFLSAAVLTVAGGFLFGAVGGVALVLVASNGSALVAYGLARWLGAGRDGDGTGRLARWTRRLRERSFETVIVMRLLYLPYDLVSYLAGAVRIHPLAFLAGTAIGSAPATVAFVLAGASLESFDGGVPAIDTPVLVASGILLVAGVALAEILRRREGGRDAAA
- a CDS encoding ATP-binding protein, with protein sequence MDDTPAPRVDDIPAGRAAGPWPPRAGDPQRSIADAAVSLNRALDPAGLLADVAVRVRVAVGARACVVGLAAGARGPEMTSVSAAAGWTDDAESAATAAGPVPAPEVAHDRLVVALAGRDGEHLGRVRAWADTGRPFGPGDLAVASQIAQVASVAVERLRRELDLEASRGDLAEAQRIAHMGSWIQDLDDGRVTCSDEVWRIYGLGAGEAFDDIDGLLARVHPDDRGVVAVAMEAVAERGGAHRWEHRIVRPGGEVRTVLVRAEASLPGDGRPRVRGTVLDITRRRDAEDALHLQAARITDLAADRRRLVAEVLDAEEGERQRIAEVLHESVLQDLLAARQDLGESLEEADGLTVRGRARMARAEAGLTVVVAALREAVGELHPLTLTHDGLRSALESTCARIARRAGVPIGCAVADSAAGPHDRLVLSLTREFLVNAEKHAGADRVSVAVSARAGVVTLVVEDDGVGFAPGTGEGGFRVGHLGLASARERVEVLGGTLAITTTPGSGTRIVARLPVAPVAAAGDGGTTTMWSSGDLS
- a CDS encoding (2Fe-2S)-binding protein, yielding MPAAPPAPPDPAAWFDARVRPLAVHGPAGDDATDTWIPVGAPPSEGTLATIEERAAAEQEAPPRVALTWAAGGLAGMAATALTVAAVRDGVVIRAGLERPAGPEGWIRDMRLRDGVVAVGGDHPWSGAPGVGHVPDGVLGRAVAEAVVEVCGPVVAALAARSRRGRPGLWAQVADAVGHAAAAVCAADPGRRHATVIAGVTGVLGAAGAPWPARPVLRSVPAPGGPVMVVHRGSCCLAYRCGADAAYCATCLFRPPGEVAERVVAHAAGA